A DNA window from Caulobacter mirabilis contains the following coding sequences:
- a CDS encoding BolA family protein, protein MATISKTIHDKLTQAFAPTRLEVVDDSARHEGHAGHREGGESHFNVLIESPAFVGVPRVMRQRKVYAALSEELSGPVHALSLKALAPGEG, encoded by the coding sequence ATGGCCACCATATCCAAGACGATCCACGACAAACTGACCCAGGCCTTCGCTCCGACCCGTCTCGAGGTGGTCGATGATTCCGCGCGCCACGAGGGGCACGCCGGTCATCGAGAGGGCGGCGAGAGCCATTTCAACGTGCTGATCGAGTCGCCCGCCTTCGTGGGCGTGCCGCGCGTGATGCGCCAGCGGAAGGTCTATGCGGCGCTGTCCGAAGAGCTGTCAGGCCCGGTCCATGCCCTGTCGCTGAAGGCCCTCGCGCCGGGCGAAGGCTAA
- a CDS encoding serine hydrolase domain-containing protein, which yields MSADQASIGADPAAASLANWRSSPWSRWAFRNIPRILPVGEIAAGAPRALVETPSAFEGFRLDRPDGTTLDLEGFLTATATDGMVVLRDGRILFEIYRNGLDPETPHIVMSATKSLSGLVAGALAGAGRLDVEAPVSDYVPEVAFSGWQDATVRDLLDMRTGVILDPEGQRAYQAAANWDPYAPDEAGANLHDFLTTLPPAAGPHGGPFRYTSPNTDLLGWVMERAGGRPFVELASDLLWRPAGAERSALITLDRAGAPRCTGGLCATVRDFARVGWLVVDGGVRDGAQVFPAGWIEDLLTAGDRQAWADGEWGEAFRHVSREMSYRAGWYVTHDRPGSMFAMGIHGQNLFVDRESRVVVAKVSSQNSPIDAKAIALAHAALPLLRDLALRA from the coding sequence ATGTCCGCCGACCAGGCATCCATCGGCGCCGATCCCGCCGCCGCGTCCCTCGCCAACTGGCGATCCTCGCCCTGGAGCCGCTGGGCCTTCCGCAACATCCCGCGGATCCTGCCCGTCGGCGAAATCGCGGCCGGCGCGCCGCGGGCGCTGGTCGAGACGCCGTCGGCGTTCGAGGGTTTCCGCCTGGACCGGCCGGACGGGACGACGCTCGATCTGGAAGGCTTCCTGACGGCGACGGCGACGGACGGGATGGTCGTCCTGCGCGACGGTCGGATTCTGTTCGAGATCTATCGCAACGGTCTCGACCCCGAGACGCCGCACATCGTCATGTCGGCGACCAAGTCATTGAGCGGCCTGGTCGCCGGCGCCCTGGCCGGCGCCGGGCGGCTGGATGTCGAGGCCCCGGTTTCCGACTATGTGCCGGAGGTCGCCTTCAGCGGCTGGCAGGACGCGACGGTCCGCGATCTGCTCGACATGCGCACCGGCGTGATCCTGGATCCGGAAGGGCAGCGCGCCTATCAGGCCGCCGCCAACTGGGATCCCTACGCGCCCGACGAGGCCGGCGCGAACCTGCACGACTTCCTCACCACCCTGCCGCCCGCCGCCGGGCCGCACGGCGGGCCGTTCCGCTACACCTCGCCGAACACCGACCTGCTCGGCTGGGTGATGGAGCGGGCCGGCGGCCGCCCGTTCGTCGAACTGGCTTCCGATCTGCTGTGGAGGCCCGCGGGCGCCGAGCGCTCGGCGTTGATCACGCTCGACCGGGCCGGCGCGCCGCGCTGCACGGGCGGGCTTTGCGCCACGGTGCGTGACTTCGCTCGCGTCGGATGGCTGGTGGTCGACGGCGGCGTCCGGGACGGAGCCCAGGTCTTTCCGGCCGGCTGGATCGAGGACCTGCTGACCGCCGGCGACCGCCAGGCCTGGGCGGACGGCGAGTGGGGCGAGGCGTTCCGACATGTCAGCCGAGAGATGAGCTATCGCGCCGGTTGGTACGTCACCCACGACCGGCCGGGCAGCATGTTCGCCATGGGCATCCACGGGCAGAACCTGTTCGTCGACCGCGAGAGTCGCGTGGTCGTCGCCAAGGTCTCCTCGCAGAACAGCCCGATCGACGCCAAAGCCATCGCCCTGGCCCACGCCGCCCTTCCCTTGCTGCGTGATCTGGCGCTTCGGGCCTGA
- the cobS gene encoding cobaltochelatase subunit CobS, with product MADFSDTAAPSDPLLSLVPDKQITVREAFGIDSDMKVPFFSAKDSHVPDIDESYRFDPQTTLAIVAGLAFDRRVMIQGYHGTGKSTHIEQVCARLNWPMVRVNLDSHVSRIDLVGKDAIVLKDGKQITEFREGILPWCLQRPMALVFDEYDAGRPDVMFVIQRVLESGSKLTLLDQNRVIRANPYFRLFSTTNTIGLGDTTGLYHGTQQINQAQMDRWSIVTTLNYLDHDAEAEIVLAKNPAYATAEGRRTLAAMVRVADMTRNAFMNGDISTVMSPRTVITWAQNAEIFGGDLALAFRLTFLNKCDELERPTVAEFYQRAFGEDLPESAARVKVA from the coding sequence ATGGCTGACTTTTCCGACACCGCCGCCCCGTCCGATCCCTTGCTGTCGCTTGTCCCCGACAAGCAGATCACCGTGCGCGAGGCGTTCGGCATCGATTCCGACATGAAGGTGCCGTTCTTCAGCGCCAAGGACAGCCACGTCCCGGACATCGACGAATCCTACCGCTTCGACCCGCAGACCACGCTGGCCATCGTCGCCGGCCTGGCCTTCGACCGCCGGGTGATGATCCAGGGCTACCACGGCACCGGCAAGTCGACCCACATCGAGCAGGTCTGCGCCCGGCTGAACTGGCCAATGGTGCGGGTGAACCTCGACAGCCACGTCTCGCGGATCGACCTGGTCGGCAAGGACGCCATCGTCCTGAAGGACGGCAAGCAGATCACCGAATTCCGTGAAGGCATCCTGCCCTGGTGCCTGCAGCGCCCGATGGCGCTGGTGTTCGACGAGTACGACGCGGGCCGCCCCGACGTGATGTTCGTGATCCAGCGCGTGCTGGAATCGGGCAGCAAGCTGACCCTGCTCGACCAGAACCGCGTGATCCGGGCCAACCCCTATTTCCGCCTGTTCTCGACCACCAACACGATCGGCCTGGGCGACACCACCGGCCTGTACCACGGCACCCAGCAGATCAATCAGGCGCAGATGGACCGCTGGTCCATCGTCACCACCCTGAACTACCTCGACCATGACGCCGAGGCCGAGATCGTGCTGGCCAAGAACCCGGCCTACGCGACCGCCGAGGGCCGCCGTACGCTGGCGGCCATGGTCCGGGTGGCCGACATGACCCGCAACGCCTTCATGAACGGCGACATCTCGACCGTCATGAGCCCGCGGACCGTGATCACCTGGGCCCAGAACGCCGAGATCTTCGGCGGCGACCTGGCCCTGGCCTTCCGCCTGACCTTCCTGAACAAGTGCGACGAACTCGAACGCCCCACGGTCGCCGAGTTCTACCAGCGCGCCTTCGGCGAAGACCTGCCGGAAAGCGCCGCCCGGGTGAAGGTGGCGTAG
- a CDS encoding phosphatase PAP2 family protein, with the protein MKMSAWAAGGRWLALARREVGLIAALLGLALATLAFLEIADDVAEGDAHAIDRAMLMSLRVAGDPERPIGPSWLLTAATDVTALGSVTVLAMVVLFVAGLFAAVRRWREAAVMVLAAGGGVALSQGLKALFGRDRPDEALRLVEAVNASFPSGHAMLSAVVYLTLGALVARFVRRRRVKAVVMAGAVGVALLVGASRVYLGVHWPSDVLAGWCLGAAWALGWWLAVQALDRRWPAGEG; encoded by the coding sequence ATGAAAATGTCGGCGTGGGCGGCGGGCGGCCGTTGGCTGGCGCTCGCCAGGCGCGAGGTGGGGCTGATCGCGGCGCTGCTGGGGCTCGCCCTCGCTACGCTGGCCTTTCTGGAAATCGCCGACGATGTCGCCGAGGGCGACGCCCATGCGATCGACCGGGCCATGTTGATGAGCCTGCGCGTGGCGGGCGATCCGGAGCGGCCGATCGGCCCGTCCTGGCTGCTGACCGCGGCGACGGACGTGACGGCCCTGGGGTCGGTGACGGTGCTGGCGATGGTGGTGCTGTTCGTCGCCGGCCTGTTCGCGGCGGTGCGTCGCTGGCGCGAGGCGGCGGTGATGGTGCTGGCCGCCGGCGGCGGCGTCGCGCTGAGCCAGGGTCTCAAGGCGCTGTTCGGCCGAGACCGGCCCGACGAGGCGCTGCGGCTGGTCGAGGCGGTGAACGCCAGCTTCCCGAGCGGCCACGCCATGCTGTCGGCGGTGGTCTATCTGACCCTCGGGGCGCTGGTCGCTCGGTTTGTCCGCCGCCGCCGGGTGAAGGCGGTTGTCATGGCCGGAGCGGTCGGGGTCGCGCTGCTGGTCGGGGCTAGCCGGGTCTACCTGGGCGTCCACTGGCCGTCGGACGTCCTGGCCGGCTGGTGCCTGGGCGCGGCCTGGGCTCTGGGGTGGTGGCTGGCGGTCCAGGCGCTGGACCGGCGCTGGCCGGCGGGGGAGGGGTGA
- a CDS encoding alkylphosphonate utilization protein — translation MSEETRDSNGAVLNDGDSVTLIKDLKVKGSGGVTLKRGTMVRKIRLTGDPAEIEANVDKVKGLVLRTEFVKKA, via the coding sequence GTGTCTGAAGAAACCCGCGACAGCAACGGCGCCGTCCTCAACGACGGCGACAGCGTGACCCTGATCAAGGATCTGAAGGTCAAGGGTTCCGGCGGGGTGACGCTGAAACGCGGCACGATGGTCCGCAAGATCCGCCTGACCGGCGATCCCGCCGAGATCGAGGCCAACGTCGACAAGGTGAAGGGTCTCGTCCTCAGGACCGAGTTCGTGAAGAAGGCGTAG
- a CDS encoding shikimate kinase — MTPDPRLRAKTIALVGLMGVGKSSIGRRLALALDMPFRDADTEVENAAGQSIADIFAAYGEPVFREGERKVIARLLDEGPHVLATGGGAFVNDETRALIRERAISVWLKADLELLARRVGRKDTRPLLRGKDPLEVLKAQAEARYPHYEQADIVVLTGDTPHFEAVDAVLEALNRHLIGAES; from the coding sequence ATGACCCCGGACCCCCGCCTCCGCGCCAAGACCATCGCCCTCGTCGGCCTGATGGGCGTCGGCAAGAGCAGCATCGGCCGCCGCCTGGCGCTGGCGCTGGACATGCCCTTCCGCGACGCCGACACCGAGGTGGAGAACGCCGCCGGCCAGTCGATCGCCGACATCTTCGCCGCCTACGGCGAGCCGGTGTTCCGCGAGGGCGAGCGCAAGGTGATCGCGCGGTTGCTGGACGAAGGCCCGCACGTGCTGGCCACCGGCGGCGGCGCCTTCGTCAACGACGAGACCCGCGCCCTGATCAGGGAACGGGCGATCTCGGTCTGGCTGAAGGCCGATCTGGAGCTGCTGGCGCGCCGCGTGGGCCGCAAGGACACCCGCCCCCTGCTGCGCGGCAAGGATCCGCTGGAGGTCCTCAAGGCCCAGGCCGAGGCGCGTTATCCGCACTACGAACAGGCCGACATCGTCGTCCTGACCGGGGACACGCCGCATTTCGAGGCCGTCGACGCCGTGCTCGAAGCCCTGAACCGCCACCTGATCGGAGCCGAGTCGTGA
- a CDS encoding response regulator → MGQSLTGLRVLVVEDEMLVSMLVEDMLADFGCAVVGPAPDFDRALDLANSADIDAALLDVNVAGQAVFPVADALKARGVPYAFASGYGQAGLSEEHQDAPVLQKPFRQADLERTLSGLFDRDAA, encoded by the coding sequence GTGGGTCAGAGCCTGACGGGCCTGAGGGTCCTGGTCGTGGAAGACGAGATGTTGGTCTCGATGCTGGTCGAGGACATGCTGGCGGACTTCGGATGCGCGGTGGTGGGCCCCGCCCCGGACTTCGACCGGGCCCTGGATCTGGCCAACTCGGCGGACATCGACGCGGCGCTGCTGGACGTGAATGTCGCCGGCCAGGCCGTGTTTCCCGTCGCCGACGCCCTGAAGGCGCGGGGCGTGCCCTACGCCTTCGCCAGCGGTTACGGGCAGGCCGGCCTGTCCGAGGAACACCAGGACGCACCGGTGCTGCAGAAGCCGTTCCGGCAGGCCGACCTGGAGCGGACGCTGAGCGGCCTGTTCGACCGCGACGCGGCCTAG
- a CDS encoding mechanosensitive ion channel family protein: MRQEIVQLEQLEKTVLFKIGATPITAGPLVTALITVAVAFIVARIVGEVLKRIRDRAKRGTAALYIVEKLSTYGLIVLGLFAGVSALGVDLSSLAIFGGALGVGVGLGLQGVVKEFVSGLVLIFDEELRVGDYIELEAGQRGVVHEIGARATRIRNNDSVDILIPNSQLIQGTVTNWTLRGHTRRIHVPFRAAYGVDKETVRDAVLEAARAVPFTLPDSPTYRTQVWLVGFGESSLNFELVVWPRLEAVKRPNAMQAAYTWAIDDALRKAGIEVPTPQHDLHIRSVFGEQGDDARRALRLEPPTGSASKGRRAKASSNDAAEEALRPSAPEDDETEPPADGGRRRKPSA, encoded by the coding sequence ATGCGGCAGGAAATCGTCCAGCTCGAACAGCTCGAGAAGACGGTGCTGTTCAAGATCGGTGCGACGCCGATCACCGCCGGCCCGCTGGTCACCGCCCTGATCACGGTGGCGGTCGCCTTCATCGTGGCCCGCATCGTCGGGGAGGTGCTCAAGCGCATCCGGGACCGCGCCAAGCGCGGGACGGCGGCGCTCTACATCGTCGAGAAGCTGTCGACCTACGGCCTGATCGTGCTGGGCCTGTTCGCGGGGGTGTCGGCTCTGGGCGTCGACCTCTCGTCGCTGGCCATCTTCGGTGGCGCTCTGGGCGTCGGCGTCGGTCTGGGTCTGCAGGGGGTGGTGAAGGAATTCGTTTCCGGCCTGGTGCTGATCTTTGACGAGGAGCTGCGCGTCGGGGACTACATCGAACTGGAGGCCGGCCAGCGCGGCGTGGTCCACGAGATCGGCGCCCGGGCGACCCGGATCCGGAACAACGACAGCGTCGATATCCTGATCCCCAACAGCCAGCTGATCCAGGGCACGGTCACCAACTGGACCCTGCGCGGGCACACCCGGCGCATCCATGTGCCGTTCCGCGCGGCCTACGGCGTCGACAAGGAGACGGTCCGCGACGCCGTGCTGGAGGCGGCCCGGGCGGTGCCCTTCACCCTGCCCGACAGCCCCACCTACCGCACCCAGGTCTGGCTGGTCGGCTTCGGCGAGAGCAGCCTGAACTTCGAGCTGGTCGTCTGGCCGCGGCTGGAGGCCGTGAAACGCCCGAACGCCATGCAGGCGGCCTACACCTGGGCGATCGACGACGCGCTGCGCAAGGCTGGGATCGAGGTGCCGACGCCGCAGCACGACCTCCACATCCGCTCGGTCTTCGGGGAGCAGGGCGACGACGCCCGGCGCGCGCTGCGCCTGGAGCCGCCGACGGGGAGCGCCTCGAAGGGGCGTCGCGCCAAGGCGTCCAGCAACGATGCGGCGGAGGAGGCCCTGCGGCCGTCCGCGCCCGAGGACGACGAGACGGAACCGCCCGCCGACGGGGGGCGTCGGCGTAAGCCGTCGGCTTGA
- a CDS encoding site-specific tyrosine recombinase XerD: MSEGWVEAFLEMMAVERAAARNTITAYGKDLADASAYLKARGRDLGTAAAEDVEAYFANLGAIGLSPATAARRRAAVRQFYRFVLGEGWRQDDPSRRVEAPRKGRPLPKVLSREEVERLIAAASAKDGGQGLRLACLIELTYASGMRVSEVMGLPLSALARDPAYLIVKGKGGKERLAPLNDAARAATKAWLEVRKTFRPKGDAANPWLFPSRGKGGKLTPRRFSQLLEEAAMAAGIDREKVSPHVLRHAFATHLLEGGADLRVVQTLLGHADIATTQIYTHVAGDRLAEVVKTKHPLARKR; the protein is encoded by the coding sequence ATGAGCGAGGGCTGGGTCGAGGCCTTCCTGGAAATGATGGCCGTCGAACGCGCGGCGGCCCGCAACACGATCACCGCCTACGGCAAGGATCTGGCCGACGCCTCGGCCTATCTGAAGGCTCGCGGGCGGGACCTGGGCACGGCCGCGGCCGAGGACGTCGAGGCCTATTTCGCCAACCTCGGCGCCATCGGACTGTCGCCGGCCACGGCCGCCCGTCGAAGGGCCGCCGTACGCCAGTTCTATCGTTTCGTGCTGGGCGAGGGCTGGCGGCAGGACGATCCGTCGCGCCGCGTCGAGGCGCCGCGCAAGGGCCGGCCGTTGCCCAAGGTGCTGTCGCGCGAGGAGGTCGAGCGCCTGATCGCCGCCGCCTCGGCCAAGGACGGCGGTCAGGGTCTGCGTCTCGCCTGCCTGATCGAGCTGACCTACGCCTCCGGCATGCGGGTGTCGGAGGTCATGGGGCTGCCGCTGTCGGCCCTGGCGCGGGATCCCGCCTATCTGATCGTCAAGGGCAAGGGCGGCAAGGAGCGGCTGGCGCCCCTGAACGACGCGGCCCGCGCGGCGACCAAGGCCTGGCTGGAGGTCCGCAAGACGTTCCGGCCCAAGGGGGACGCCGCCAATCCCTGGCTGTTCCCCTCGCGCGGCAAGGGAGGGAAGCTCACTCCTCGCCGGTTCTCCCAGCTGCTGGAAGAGGCGGCGATGGCGGCCGGCATCGACCGCGAGAAGGTCAGCCCGCACGTTCTGCGCCACGCTTTCGCGACCCATCTGCTGGAGGGCGGCGCCGACCTGCGCGTCGTCCAGACCCTGCTCGGCCATGCCGACATCGCCACGACCCAGATCTATACCCACGTCGCGGGCGACCGCCTCGCCGAGGTGGTGAAGACCAAGCATCCGCTGGCGCGAAAGAGGTAG
- the aroB gene encoding 3-dehydroquinate synthase, protein MSRTLPVGLGARAYDVVVGPGLIDRAGERIAPLLKSRRTAVVTDSNVGEHHGERLAVSLEKAGVSVDVITVPAGEESKSFEGLASLSDQLLELELDRGDLIVAFGGGVVGDLAGFAAAIYKRGIDFVQVPTSLLAQVDSSVGGKTAIDTPRGKNLIGAFHQPRLVLADLDVLATLPAREMACGYAEVIKYGMLGDAAFFAWLEQHGPAVLEREVEALTHAVSRSVEMKAEIVAEDEKEQGRRALLNLGHTFGHALEAETGFGDALKHGEAVAAGCAMAFRFSAALGLCPAEDAERVERALRAVRLPTRIADLPVRDMSVERLIAHMGQDKKAEGGRLTFILARAVGDAFVAKDVDPEPLRRFLVSEGAHGTSS, encoded by the coding sequence GTGAGCCGAACCCTCCCTGTGGGCCTGGGCGCGCGCGCCTATGACGTCGTGGTCGGACCGGGACTGATCGACCGGGCCGGCGAGCGGATCGCGCCCCTGCTCAAGAGCCGCCGGACCGCCGTCGTCACCGACAGCAACGTCGGCGAGCATCACGGCGAACGCCTGGCGGTGTCGCTGGAGAAGGCCGGCGTCTCGGTCGACGTCATCACCGTGCCGGCGGGCGAGGAGAGCAAGAGCTTCGAAGGCCTGGCCTCCCTGTCGGACCAGTTGCTGGAGCTGGAGCTGGACCGCGGCGACCTGATCGTGGCCTTCGGCGGCGGCGTGGTCGGCGATCTGGCCGGCTTCGCCGCGGCGATCTACAAGCGCGGCATCGACTTCGTGCAGGTCCCGACCAGCCTGCTGGCCCAGGTCGACAGCTCGGTCGGCGGCAAGACCGCCATCGATACCCCGCGCGGCAAGAACCTGATCGGCGCCTTCCATCAGCCGCGGCTGGTCCTGGCCGACCTGGACGTTCTGGCCACCCTGCCGGCCCGCGAAATGGCCTGCGGCTACGCCGAGGTGATCAAGTACGGGATGCTGGGCGACGCTGCGTTCTTCGCCTGGCTTGAGCAGCACGGCCCGGCCGTGCTGGAGCGCGAGGTCGAGGCCCTGACCCACGCCGTCTCGCGGTCCGTCGAGATGAAGGCCGAGATCGTCGCCGAGGACGAGAAGGAGCAGGGCCGCCGCGCCCTGCTGAACCTCGGCCACACCTTCGGCCACGCCCTGGAGGCCGAGACCGGCTTCGGCGACGCGCTCAAGCACGGCGAGGCAGTCGCCGCCGGCTGCGCCATGGCCTTCCGCTTCTCGGCCGCCCTGGGCCTGTGCCCGGCCGAGGACGCCGAGCGTGTCGAGCGGGCCCTGCGCGCGGTGCGCCTGCCGACCCGGATCGCCGACCTGCCGGTCCGAGACATGAGCGTCGAGCGCCTGATCGCCCATATGGGCCAGGACAAGAAGGCCGAAGGCGGGCGACTGACCTTCATCCTGGCCCGCGCCGTCGGCGACGCCTTCGTCGCGAAGGACGTCGACCCCGAACCGTTGCGGCGCTTCCTGGTCTCTGAAGGCGCGCACGGAACTTCGTCCTAG
- a CDS encoding J domain-containing protein, translated as MAGAFQYRPKFVDIRVRPPKPEEEAAAEDVTRLKPGERRCDHADCMSVATARAPKSRDLPGQFYWFCQQHAAEYNKSWNFFAGMTDEAIAAAQAARATGERPTWSFKASNRSRESAARNKGPEGWNDPFSLFGFATTGQSGAAAAPIRADGRTLGKLERNALADLDLPETAEKAEIRVRYTELVKKCHPDTNGGDSGAVHKLQRVLKAWKTLKKSGLA; from the coding sequence ATGGCCGGCGCCTTTCAATACCGTCCGAAGTTCGTGGACATCCGCGTCCGCCCTCCCAAACCCGAGGAGGAGGCGGCGGCGGAGGACGTCACGCGCCTGAAGCCGGGCGAGCGGCGCTGCGACCACGCCGACTGCATGTCGGTCGCCACCGCCCGCGCGCCGAAGTCGCGCGACCTGCCCGGCCAGTTCTACTGGTTCTGCCAGCAGCATGCGGCCGAGTACAACAAGAGCTGGAACTTCTTCGCCGGCATGACCGACGAGGCGATCGCCGCCGCCCAGGCCGCCCGCGCCACCGGCGAACGCCCGACCTGGAGCTTCAAGGCCTCCAACCGCTCGCGCGAGTCGGCGGCCCGCAACAAGGGACCGGAGGGCTGGAACGACCCGTTCAGCCTGTTCGGCTTCGCGACGACCGGACAGTCGGGCGCGGCGGCGGCGCCCATCCGCGCCGACGGCCGCACGCTGGGCAAGCTGGAGCGCAACGCCCTGGCCGACCTGGACCTGCCGGAGACGGCGGAGAAGGCCGAGATCCGCGTGCGCTACACCGAGCTGGTCAAGAAGTGCCATCCCGACACCAACGGCGGCGACAGCGGGGCGGTGCACAAGCTGCAGCGCGTGCTGAAGGCCTGGAAGACGCTGAAAAAGTCGGGACTGGCTTAG
- a CDS encoding HWE histidine kinase domain-containing protein, with the protein MAEEIRRTDILIRVGEAIGSGRDVAAVVQTVVDGGVELTGADYGAFFYTVVNPGGEGLMLYSLSGAPKAAFERFPMPRNTQIFAPTFRGEGVVRSDDITRDARYGHNAPYRGMPEGHLPVRSFLSVPVKSRSGQALGGLLFGHPDAGRFVEAHERLLIGLAGQAAAALEAVKAHEAALAAAEARRATEATLGEDLSFALDAGRMGFWKLDVETLTYEASDLCKANYGRRPDEAFGYQDLIAAVHPSDRDRMRAAIETAVRDGSPYEIEYRVVYPSGEERWVHSRGRTDRLQENDEARRMAGISLDITERRRADERQKLLLNELNHRVKNTLAAVQSIAFQTLRTTSSPRRFREAFEARLLALSQTHNLLTRENWESAGLQDVLLAELEAFDGGERIRMDGPDVHLSPKAAVAFGMAFHELATNAVKYGALSSPSGRITVDWGADDDDLWLNWREEGGPPVEVPTRRGFGSRLLQRGLSAELGGRVELDYAPPGLTCAMRLPLAALDREG; encoded by the coding sequence TTGGCCGAAGAAATCCGCCGCACGGACATCCTGATCCGCGTGGGCGAGGCCATCGGCTCCGGCCGTGACGTCGCCGCCGTGGTCCAGACCGTCGTCGATGGCGGGGTCGAGCTGACCGGCGCCGACTACGGGGCCTTCTTCTACACGGTGGTCAATCCAGGCGGCGAAGGGCTCATGCTGTACAGCCTGTCTGGGGCGCCGAAGGCGGCGTTCGAACGCTTCCCGATGCCGCGCAACACGCAGATCTTCGCGCCGACCTTCCGCGGCGAGGGCGTCGTCCGCTCCGACGACATCACCCGTGACGCCCGCTACGGCCACAATGCGCCCTACCGCGGCATGCCGGAGGGGCACTTGCCGGTGCGGAGCTTCCTGTCGGTCCCCGTGAAATCACGATCCGGCCAGGCCCTGGGCGGCCTGCTGTTCGGCCACCCCGACGCCGGCCGCTTCGTCGAGGCGCACGAGCGCCTGCTGATCGGTCTGGCGGGTCAGGCCGCGGCGGCGCTGGAGGCGGTCAAGGCGCACGAGGCGGCCCTGGCCGCCGCCGAGGCTCGCCGCGCGACCGAGGCCACCCTCGGCGAGGATCTGTCGTTCGCGCTCGACGCCGGCCGGATGGGCTTCTGGAAACTGGACGTCGAGACCCTGACCTACGAGGCTTCCGACCTCTGCAAGGCCAACTACGGCCGCCGGCCGGACGAGGCCTTCGGCTACCAGGACCTGATCGCGGCGGTGCATCCGTCCGACCGGGATCGCATGCGCGCCGCCATCGAGACGGCTGTCCGCGACGGCTCGCCCTACGAAATAGAGTACCGCGTCGTCTACCCGTCCGGCGAGGAGCGCTGGGTGCATTCGCGGGGACGCACCGACCGGCTCCAGGAAAACGACGAAGCGCGGCGTATGGCGGGCATCTCGCTCGACATCACGGAGCGGCGTCGCGCCGACGAGCGCCAGAAACTGCTGCTCAACGAGCTGAATCACCGGGTGAAGAACACCCTGGCCGCCGTGCAGTCGATCGCCTTCCAGACCCTGCGCACCACCTCGTCGCCGCGCCGCTTCCGCGAAGCCTTCGAAGCGCGCCTGCTGGCCCTGTCGCAGACCCACAACCTCCTCACCCGCGAGAACTGGGAGAGCGCGGGACTGCAGGACGTGCTGCTGGCCGAGCTCGAGGCTTTCGACGGCGGCGAGCGCATCCGCATGGACGGCCCCGACGTGCATCTGTCGCCGAAGGCGGCGGTGGCGTTCGGCATGGCCTTTCACGAGTTGGCCACCAATGCGGTCAAGTATGGCGCCCTGTCTTCGCCGTCGGGGAGGATCACGGTGGACTGGGGGGCGGACGACGACGACCTGTGGCTGAACTGGCGCGAGGAAGGCGGCCCGCCCGTCGAAGTTCCGACGCGGCGCGGCTTCGGATCCCGGCTCCTGCAACGCGGTTTGTCGGCCGAATTGGGGGGACGCGTGGAACTGGACTACGCCCCGCCGGGTTTGACATGCGCCATGCGTCTTCCATTGGCGGCGCTGGATCGAGAGGGGTGA